One window of Aspergillus oryzae RIB40 DNA, chromosome 3 genomic DNA carries:
- a CDS encoding uncharacterized protein (predicted transporter (major facilitator superfamily)), with product MKITAQSADGLADQEYQVLEAGFAEGPDGSGLAVIFQRDLLAEGPWNGDRETDDYFNNSYCVTLGSGFGSVEGFNKVLYHTGLTGRLLLVTIIISLGLTMFVYAMDEGVTQQFTMIAASSFHMHAQLGAVNTASTVINGISKPVIGKLADVLSRPTSYIISLLFYVVGYAVAASCTNFVAYTVGVALTAVGKAGLNILCQIIVGDLTTLQWRGFWTSMIIAPYLVTTFTNGFVVDAFVPDEWRWGLGMFAIMVPVLLTPAIIALYGTQQRARRMGIMGSSSAEKGEQTTLYTAWQCLVAIDIPGLVLLGFSFSLILLPLSLAESAENGWNNRSMIAMEATGFAILVLFVVFEIYLAPKPMMTKRIIANKVFLAALGANLFDQMTTTLGSNYFSSYIYIIKGWNNYTWTVFTGARNLAITIFSLVGGFLQVRYHRYKTQMIIGAVLKVVGYATCFTSNQRSTQSTAALAISQVLLGTSALTALGSRIGAMASVPHEDMASIIAAYFLWTYLGSAAGYAIASAIWTDKMLGFMRDELPDTPDSTLKKIYGSVDILRTQYDLDDPIREGAIRAYTRTNGIIFIVAAAISTLSILCSFLMPDYYLGKQQNAVTNLGLDGKPVDIPTCGKNERSFWTRIKYIISRRRS from the exons ATGAAAATCACTGCGCAATCTGCTGATGGTCTAGCTGACCAGGAATACCAAGTTCTCGAGGCAGGGTTTGCCGAAGGGCCTGATGGTTCAGGCTTGGCCGTTATCTTTCAGCGTGATCTCCTCGCAGAAGGTCCATGGAACGGGGATCGCGAAACCGATGATTACTTCAACAACAGCTACTGCGTAACCCTTGGATCGG GTTTCGGCAGCGTGGAGGGCTTTAACAAGGTTCTCTACCACACTGGTCTAACCGGTCGCCTACTCCTCGTTACTATTATAATCTCTCTCGGGCTCACTATGTTTGTCTACGCCATGGATGAGGGGGTGACCCAACAGTTCACCATGATTGCGGCCTCCTCTTTTCATATGCACGCCCAGCTAGGCGCCGTGAACACCGCCAGCACTGTCATTAACGGTATCTCCAAGCCAGTGATTGGCAAGCTGGCAGACGTCTTGTCCCGTCCGACAAGCTATATCATCTCTCTACTATTCTACGTTGTAGGATATGCTGTCGCGGCCAGTTGCACGAACTTCGTGGCCTACACCGTTGGCGTTGCCCTGACTGCAGTTGGAAAGGCTGGCCTAAACATCCTCTGCCAAATCATTGTTGGTGACTTGACGACCCTGCAATGGCGTGGTTTCTGGACCAGCATGATCATCGCTCCCTACCTCGTGACCACTTTCACCAATGGCTTCGTTGTTGATGCCTTTGTCCCAGATGAGTGGAGATGGGGTCTGGGCATGTTTGCTATTATGGTCCCGGTTCTGCTAACCCCAGCGATCATAGCATTATACGGAACGCAACAGAGAGCTCGCAGGATGGGAATCATGGGGAGCAGTTCGGCagagaaaggagaacaaACCACACTATATACTGCCTGGCAATGCCTAGTTGCGATTGATATTCCGGGCCTCGTGTTACTCGGGTTTTCCTTCTCGTTGATCCTTCTCCCTCTATCACTCGCCGAGTCTGCCGAGAACGGCTGGAACAACCGCAGCATGATAGCCATGGAAGCGACTGGCTTTGCCATTCTCGTGCTGTTTGTTGTGTTTGAGATCTACTTAGCACCCAAACCTATGATGACGAAGCGAATCATCGCAAATAAGGTGTTCCTAGCTGCATTGGGTGCCAACCTTTTCGACCAGATGACAACTACTCTCGGCAGCAACTATTTCTCGTCGTATATCTATATCATCAAGGGCTGGAATAACTACACCTGGACGGTCTTCACTGGGGCCAGGAATCTTGCGATCACTATCTTTAGCCTAGTTGGTGGTTTCCTCCAGGTCCGATACCACCGCTATAAAACGCAGATGATTATTGGGGCCGTGCTCAAGGTCGTTGGCTACGCTACCTGTTTCACAAGCAACCAGCGAAGCACCCAAAGCACGGCGGCCCTCGCCATCTCACAGGTACTCCTGGGAACAAGCGCTCTGACTGCCCTGGGGTCTCGCATCGGAGCGATGGCCTCCGTTCCTCATGAGGACATGGCATCGATCATCGCGGCCTATTTTCTCTGGACGTACCTGGGTAGTGCTGCCGGGTATGCCATTGCCTCCGCAATCTGGACGGATAAGATGCTCGGATTTATGCGCGATGAGCTTCCAGATACGCCAGACAGTACACTCAAGAAGATCTATGGCTCGGTGGACATTCTTCGCACCCAGTATGACCTTGACGATCCAATTCGTGAGGGGGCCATTCGAGCTTATACGCGCACCAACGGCATCATTTTCATTGTCGCTGCTGCGATCTCCACGCTGTCTATTCTCTGTTCCTTCCTAATGCCCG ACTATTACCTTGGTAAGCAGCAGAATGCAGTCACCAATTTAGGGCTGGATGGCAAACCGGTGGATATTCCCACATGTGGCAAGAACGAACGAAGCTTTTGGACTCgtattaagtatattatCTCAAGGAGACGTAGTTAA
- a CDS encoding RICIN domain-containing protein (predicted protein) encodes MKTSTVIGFLAMLSSQALALELEGTYTVASAGTELYLEDASGQIIFEEGDPQAWFFIEAETDRYAIVNGVTNQYIHCGSTEGAICEASDVAQLFQIDNISDNVYTFLEPESQLLLHRTTDNQLDLSLPTPTNDESFELTQASCKSLAD; translated from the coding sequence ATGAAGACCTCTACCGTCATCGGTTTCTTGGCAATGCTCTCCAGCCAAGCACTTGCCCTGGAGCTTGAGGGAACGTACACAGTCGCGTCAGCGGGAACCGAGCTTTATCTGGAAGACGCATCTGGGCAAATTATCTTCGAGGAGGGAGATCCTCAGGCATGGTTCTTCATTGAAGCAGAGACGGACCGATATGCGATCGTGAACGGCGTAACGAACCAGTACATCCATTGCGGGTCAACTGAGGGTGCCATTTGCGAGGCCTCCGATGTCGCGCAGCTTTTCCAGATAGACAACATTTCCGACAATGTCTACACTTTCCTGGAACCCGAGAGCCAGTTGCTTTTGCATCGTACTACGGATAACCAGCTGGATCTTTCGCTTCCTACCCCCACCAACGATGAGAGCTTTGAGTTGACTCAGGCTTCATGTAAGTCACTTGCTGATTGA
- a CDS encoding sterol desaturase family protein (predicted protein): MAYTGRTLHPIAVFWLYTTTFYGTGIHLMQTIRRLGWTYGFLNGDKHQRDDIPDVGVRRVAAELLSVPTLRLAMSVYLSYRPQELPLSLSWGWLALKIGLYSITVDFWFYWYHRLMHSVPWLWKFHRTHHLTKHPHPLLGAYADHEQEFMDILGIPLLAYGTMKLMGFPMSFYEWYICYQYVVFSEIIGHSGLRMHGGTPSTINWLLQMFDAELVIEDHDLHHRYGWRKSHNYGKQTRVWDRVFGTCRERIEGHKDNIDYVNRVTFPLF, from the coding sequence ATGGCCTATACTGGCCGGACCCTCCACCCGATCGCCGTCTTTTGGTTGTATACAACGACATTCTATGGGACAGGCATCCATCTGATGCAAACAATTCGCCGCCTGGGTTGGACATACGGCTTCTTGAATGGAGACAAGCATCAGCGAGATGACATACCTGATGTTGGAGTGAGAAGAGTTGCAGCGGAACTGCTTTCTGTCCCGACTCTTCGCCTTGCCATGTCAGTCTACCTATCCTATCGACCGCAGGAGCTCCCGCTCTCGCTCAGCTGGGGATGGCTCGCATTGAAAATTGGGCTCTACAGCATCACTGTGGACTTTTGGTTCTATTGGTACCACCGCTTAATGCACTCGGTGCCTTGGTTGTGGAAGTTCCACCGCACCCACCACCTAACGAAACACCCTCACCCGCTGCTCGGCGCTTACGCCGACCACGAGCAGGAGTTTATGGATATACTAGGCATCCCGCTCCTTGCGTACGGCACTATGAAGCTGATGGGATTTCCCATGTCGTTTTACGAATGGTATATCTGCTACCAATATGTGGTCTTCTCCGAGATCATCGGACATAGTGGCCTCCGGATGCATGGCGGCACGCCTTCTACTATCAATTGGTTACTGCAAATGTTTGATGCAGAGTTGGTGATCGAAGACCATGACCTGCATCACCGGTATGGATGGCGAAAGAGCCATAACTATGGCAAGCAGACTCGTGTCTGGGACCGTGTTTTTGGCACTTGTCGTGAGCGAATTGAAGGTCATAAAGATAACATTGACTATGTGAATCGTGTTACGTTTCCACTGTTTTGA
- a CDS encoding uncharacterized protein (uncharacterized protein, possibly involved in glyoxylate utilization) — protein sequence MGNDKISAYYAPTGGLPPQTQLLTDRAMFTEAYAVIPKGTFSDIVTSFLPFWEQTRLWVIARPLSGFAETFSQYIMEVQPGGGSDRAELDEGAEGVIFVVEGEVSITLGGETHRLTEGGYAYLPPKSGWTLRNTGVATARFHWIRKAYEAVAGLDAPDPLFLNERDIVPTAMPNTNNAWATTRFVDPTDLRHDMHVTIVTFEPGGVIPFAETHVMEHGLYVLEGKAVYRLNQDWVEVEAGDFMWLRAFCPQACYAGGPGKFRYLLYKDVNRHMKLSR from the coding sequence ATGGGCAACGACAAGATCAGTGCCTATTATGCACCAACCGGCGGGTTACCACCACAGACGCAGCTTCTGACCGACCGTGCCATGTTCACCGAAGCCTACGCAGTCATCCCGAAAGGCACATTCAGCGACATCGTGACGAGTTTCCTCCCCTTCTGGGAGCAGACACGGTTGTGGGTGATTGCGCGTCCATTGTCGGGCTTTGCCGAGACCTTCTCACAATACATCATGGAAGTGCAACCAGGGGGTGGTAGCGACCGTGCCGAACTGGACGAGGGCGCCGAAGGGGTGATATTTGTGGTGGAAGGCGAAGTGAGCATCACGTTGGGCGGCGAGACGCACCGACTGACGGAGGGGGGATACGCATATCTGCCGCCGAAAAGCGGATGGACGCTGCGCAACACCGGTGTGGCGACCGCTCGTTTCCATTGGATCCGGAAAGCCTATGAAGCCGTGGCTGGACTGGATGCTCCCGACCCACTCTTCCTCAATGAACGGGATATCGTGCCTACGGCCATGCCAAACACCAACAATGCTTGGGCCACCACTCGTTTTGTGGACCCGACTGATCTGCGTCATGACATGCATGTCACTATTGTCACCTTTGAACCGGGTGGTGTTATCCCCTTCGCCGAAACTCATGTCATGGAACACGGACTGTATGTCCTCGAAGGAAAAGCCGTCTACCGCCTCAATCAGGACTGGGTCGAGGTGGAAGCCGGTGATTTCATGTGGTTGCGTGCCTTTTGCCCTCAGGCCTGTTATGCCGGTGGCCCTGGCAAGTTCCGTTACCTGCTCTACAAGGACGTCAACCGCCACATGAAGCTCTCGCGATAA